A portion of the Chromobacterium sp. IIBBL 290-4 genome contains these proteins:
- the motA gene encoding flagellar motor stator protein MotA, translating to MQQLFGILIVLVCVFGGFMLHGGVLSIIWQPTELLIICGAALGAIVLGNPPHVLKEMGGQIKRVVMRKKAGAEFQRQQLLLMYELLITASRGLKALDQHVEAPRQSALFNRYPMVLESPKLLAFIVDNFRLMAMGKISAHELEGVLDQELDAIHEQLSQPSKSLHKIAEAMPGFGILAAVLGIVMAMNTVSQGASAGEIAESVAAAMVGTFIGIFFCYGVLDPLSNVMHLQVKEELSHFESVKVVLTTHVSGKPPLLAIDAGRRLVQLNTKPSFSQLEAWINTLEGAV from the coding sequence ATGCAGCAATTGTTTGGCATTCTGATTGTGTTGGTTTGCGTGTTTGGCGGCTTCATGCTGCATGGCGGCGTGTTGTCCATCATCTGGCAGCCCACCGAGTTATTGATCATCTGCGGCGCGGCGCTGGGCGCCATCGTGCTGGGCAATCCGCCGCATGTGCTGAAAGAGATGGGCGGCCAGATCAAGCGCGTGGTGATGCGCAAGAAGGCCGGCGCCGAATTTCAGCGCCAGCAGCTCTTGCTGATGTACGAATTGTTGATCACCGCCAGCCGCGGCCTGAAGGCTTTGGACCAGCATGTGGAGGCGCCGCGCCAGAGCGCCTTGTTCAACCGCTACCCCATGGTGCTGGAGAGTCCCAAGCTGCTGGCTTTCATCGTCGACAACTTCCGCCTGATGGCGATGGGCAAGATTTCCGCGCACGAGCTGGAAGGGGTGCTGGATCAAGAGCTGGACGCCATCCACGAGCAATTGAGCCAGCCGTCCAAATCGCTGCACAAGATCGCCGAGGCCATGCCCGGCTTCGGCATTTTGGCGGCGGTGCTGGGCATCGTGATGGCGATGAACACGGTCAGCCAGGGCGCCAGCGCCGGCGAAATCGCCGAAAGCGTGGCGGCGGCGATGGTGGGCACGTTTATCGGTATTTTCTTTTGCTATGGCGTGTTGGACCCGCTGTCCAATGTGATGCATCTGCAGGTGAAAGAGGAGTTGTCGCACTTCGAATCGGTGAAGGTGGTGTTGACCACCCATGTGTCCGGCAAGCCGCCGCTGCTGGCCATCGACGCCGGCCGCCGCCTGGTGCAGTTGAACACCAAGCCCAGCTTCTCGCAGCTGGAGGCGTGGATCAATACGCTGGAAGGAGCGGTTTGA
- a CDS encoding flagellar motor protein MotB: MSPLKNKNENEGAVIKRVSRRQTDEGHGGAWKVAFADFVLALMCLFLVLWVLAARDQENLQQMLSTSGGNPLLQGNGKQIDHQGNPPGSLIPREPIPGSTGSQAASRSVVRNSDKQGVDATAAARRSYDSEEDLRKLAADLAKMSEQAGLSSNLQTVITPYGLRITLHDTDQQGMFERGSAIVEPRFRTLLQQIGSMLGEIDNRLLLVGHTDAAQYHSAGFGALSNWSLSSSRAMAARMHMMQGGLAADSVLQVVGMAERAPLDSAHPLAAVNRRIELLVLTSGQAQAVVAMFGEPASGSAKLKGVASALPNAKELDLLRKNTIGIH; encoded by the coding sequence ATGTCGCCATTGAAAAACAAGAACGAGAACGAGGGCGCGGTCATCAAGCGGGTGTCGCGCCGCCAGACGGACGAGGGGCATGGCGGCGCCTGGAAAGTGGCGTTCGCCGATTTCGTGTTGGCGCTGATGTGCCTGTTTCTGGTGCTGTGGGTGCTGGCCGCGCGCGACCAGGAAAATCTGCAGCAGATGTTGAGCACCTCCGGCGGCAATCCTTTGCTGCAGGGCAATGGCAAGCAGATCGACCATCAGGGCAACCCGCCGGGCAGCCTGATTCCCCGCGAGCCTATTCCCGGCTCCACCGGCAGCCAGGCGGCCAGCCGCTCCGTCGTGCGCAACAGCGACAAGCAAGGCGTGGATGCGACGGCCGCCGCGCGCCGCAGTTACGACAGCGAAGAGGATCTGCGCAAGCTGGCGGCCGATCTGGCCAAGATGAGCGAGCAGGCCGGGCTTTCCAGCAATCTGCAGACGGTGATCACGCCCTATGGCTTGCGCATCACCCTGCACGATACCGACCAGCAAGGCATGTTCGAGCGCGGCAGCGCCATCGTGGAGCCGCGTTTCCGCACGCTGCTGCAGCAGATCGGCTCCATGCTGGGCGAGATCGACAACCGTTTGTTGCTGGTGGGGCATACCGATGCCGCGCAATACCACAGCGCCGGTTTCGGCGCCTTGTCCAACTGGTCGCTGTCCAGCAGCCGCGCCATGGCTGCGCGCATGCATATGATGCAAGGCGGCTTGGCAGCCGACTCGGTGCTGCAGGTGGTGGGCATGGCGGAGCGGGCGCCGCTGGATTCGGCCCATCCGCTGGCCGCGGTGAATCGCCGCATCGAACTGTTGGTGCTGACATCCGGACAGGCTCAGGCGGTGGTGGCGATGTTCGGCGAGCCGGCCAGCGGCAGCGCCAAGCTGAAAGGTGTTGCGTCCGCGCTACCAAATGCCAAAGAGCTGGACCTTTTGAGGAAAAATACCATAGGTATTCACTAG
- a CDS encoding ABC transporter substrate-binding protein, translating into MPKPEVARWCQAVVEAGRERDWEALSALDLRLRRMLSERLAELDAADRAALSAAYRQAMAASQAELDALQHRLAGMGGQREGQLAYAQFSEWEQQ; encoded by the coding sequence ATGCCTAAGCCCGAGGTGGCGCGCTGGTGCCAGGCGGTCGTCGAAGCCGGCCGCGAGCGGGACTGGGAGGCGCTGTCCGCTCTGGATCTGCGTTTGCGCCGGATGCTGTCCGAAAGGCTGGCGGAGCTGGACGCGGCGGACCGCGCCGCCTTGTCCGCAGCTTACCGCCAGGCCATGGCCGCCAGCCAGGCCGAACTGGACGCTTTGCAACACCGGTTGGCCGGCATGGGCGGCCAGCGCGAGGGTCAATTGGCCTACGCGCAATTTTCCGAATGGGAGCAGCAATGA
- the fliS gene encoding flagellar export chaperone FliS, which yields MDYEAYRSYHAVNLEAQTHSANQVELVLVLFDGLLEEIARARGHIRQQRYEQKGESITKCINILNGLSSALDFETGGEVVANLARLYDYCAHKLYQASVALDEAALDEAEALLLKLKGGWMGVRDQHA from the coding sequence GTGGATTACGAAGCCTACCGCAGCTACCACGCGGTCAATCTGGAAGCGCAGACCCATTCGGCCAATCAAGTGGAGCTGGTGCTGGTGCTGTTCGACGGCTTGCTGGAGGAAATCGCCCGCGCCCGCGGCCACATCCGCCAGCAGCGCTATGAGCAGAAGGGCGAAAGCATCACCAAGTGCATCAACATCCTCAACGGCTTGTCCAGCGCGCTGGATTTCGAGACCGGCGGCGAGGTGGTGGCCAACCTGGCGCGGCTGTACGACTACTGCGCGCACAAGCTGTACCAGGCCAGCGTGGCTTTGGATGAGGCGGCGCTGGACGAGGCCGAGGCCTTGCTGCTCAAGCTCAAGGGCGGCTGGATGGGCGTGCGGGACCAGCATGCCTAA
- a CDS encoding flagellar hook-length control protein FliK, with protein MTRVAPPQVPAAANAGDEGAVAAALDDLSWLDAGAADNFADALQNAQPRLGEDETAPLPNGVQADAGLAPAAPEGQAAVPAKPSSTEGEDEESKPAKPVDAALTPALQPAPAWQLLQAIMPSAAQPGAAPAAASAGIEGLSARGDAEVSRTASAPADSARQALTMNLSEQLAALADKDAAAPASPAPAILPAALRLPESGQKAEPFALSLPAAKPESWSGKLQAALGERLQVMSSQSMDRATIRLDPPALGTLEIAIRHQAGALTVEFTASHGEVVRQLQNIGDALRQDLNSRQYTQVAVEVREGALPGQGQGGRQGREQQQSQPGRALQLADEAETESFRLS; from the coding sequence ATGACGAGAGTGGCTCCGCCGCAAGTGCCGGCAGCGGCGAACGCGGGCGATGAAGGCGCGGTCGCGGCCGCGCTGGATGATCTTTCCTGGCTGGATGCCGGCGCCGCCGACAATTTCGCCGACGCGCTGCAGAATGCGCAACCCCGACTGGGCGAGGATGAAACGGCGCCCTTGCCGAACGGCGTTCAGGCCGACGCCGGCTTGGCGCCCGCTGCGCCAGAGGGTCAAGCCGCCGTTCCGGCCAAGCCGTCTTCGACGGAAGGCGAGGATGAGGAAAGCAAGCCCGCCAAGCCCGTCGACGCGGCGCTGACGCCGGCCTTGCAGCCCGCGCCGGCTTGGCAACTGCTGCAGGCCATCATGCCGTCTGCGGCGCAGCCTGGCGCGGCGCCCGCCGCCGCGAGCGCAGGCATTGAGGGCCTGTCCGCGCGCGGCGACGCAGAGGTTTCGCGGACAGCGTCCGCTCCCGCCGATTCGGCGCGACAGGCGCTGACGATGAATTTGAGCGAGCAATTGGCCGCGCTGGCGGATAAGGATGCGGCGGCGCCGGCATCGCCCGCTCCGGCCATTCTGCCGGCGGCTTTGCGTCTGCCGGAGAGCGGGCAGAAGGCCGAGCCCTTCGCGCTATCCCTGCCGGCGGCCAAGCCGGAAAGCTGGAGCGGCAAGCTGCAGGCGGCGCTGGGCGAGCGCTTGCAGGTGATGAGCAGCCAGAGCATGGACCGCGCCACCATCCGGCTGGATCCGCCGGCGCTGGGCACGCTGGAGATCGCCATCCGCCATCAGGCGGGCGCGCTGACGGTGGAGTTCACCGCCTCGCACGGCGAGGTGGTTCGCCAGCTGCAAAACATCGGCGATGCCTTGCGGCAAGACTTGAACAGCCGCCAGTACACCCAGGTGGCGGTGGAAGTGCGCGAGGGCGCGCTGCCAGGCCAGGGGCAGGGCGGGCGCCAGGGGCGCGAGCAACAGCAGTCGCAGCCGGGACGCGCCTTGCAATTGGCTGACGAGGCAGAAACCGAATCATTCCGCCTGAGCTAA
- a CDS encoding flagellar basal body-associated protein FliL, translating to MKGRILIVAAVVAVLTALAGGGWWYYQSPALDEPIKPQAVDYRFVSLDKIIVMLRSESGGDPKYMAVDLVFRSTPDNEAKVKSQLPLLKSVAVRALSQLSRERANALNIDDYQRLLDKAYLGIYLRERMDRPFSEVMVSKLIIE from the coding sequence ATGAAGGGCAGGATCCTGATCGTGGCCGCCGTGGTCGCGGTATTGACGGCGCTGGCGGGCGGCGGCTGGTGGTATTACCAAAGCCCGGCGCTGGACGAGCCCATCAAGCCGCAAGCGGTCGATTACCGTTTTGTCAGCCTGGACAAGATCATCGTGATGTTGCGCAGCGAAAGCGGCGGCGATCCCAAGTATATGGCGGTGGACCTGGTGTTCCGCTCGACGCCGGACAATGAAGCCAAGGTCAAGTCGCAGCTGCCGCTGCTCAAGAGCGTGGCGGTGCGGGCCTTGTCGCAACTGAGCCGCGAGCGCGCCAACGCCTTGAACATCGACGATTACCAACGCTTGCTGGACAAGGCTTACCTGGGCATTTACCTGCGCGAGCGCATGGACAGGCCTTTCAGCGAGGTGATGGTCAGCAAGCTGATCATCGAATAA
- a CDS encoding RNA polymerase sigma factor FliA: MYAESYFPAAQAIDEARWVAEYAPLVKRAARQLSSQAGGVFDREDMEQIGLMALLDCLRRYGGEPDERFAAFAGLRIRGAILDELRRLDWRPRSVRQEAHRARDALRELRRKLGREPAEAEVATHLGLDPDAYREALLAENAEEMASFDEMVAAGVELAGEGSPEARLERLSVLTHALSALDSREQTVIQLYYEYELSLKEIAAVLELTEARICQINKSALKKMQACLAAA; encoded by the coding sequence ATGTACGCCGAAAGCTATTTCCCGGCCGCGCAGGCCATAGACGAAGCCCGCTGGGTGGCGGAGTACGCGCCGCTGGTGAAGCGCGCGGCGCGCCAGCTGTCCAGCCAGGCCGGCGGCGTGTTCGACCGCGAAGACATGGAGCAGATCGGCCTGATGGCCCTGCTGGACTGCCTGCGCCGCTACGGCGGAGAGCCGGACGAACGCTTTGCCGCTTTTGCCGGTTTGCGCATCCGCGGCGCCATTTTGGATGAGCTCAGGCGGCTGGACTGGCGGCCGCGCTCGGTGAGGCAGGAGGCGCATCGCGCGCGCGACGCCTTGCGCGAATTGCGCCGCAAGCTGGGCCGCGAGCCGGCCGAGGCTGAGGTGGCGACGCATCTGGGCCTGGATCCCGACGCGTATCGCGAAGCGCTGCTGGCGGAAAACGCCGAGGAGATGGCCAGTTTCGACGAGATGGTGGCCGCGGGCGTGGAATTGGCCGGGGAGGGCTCGCCGGAGGCCCGCTTGGAGCGCCTCAGCGTGCTGACGCATGCGCTGAGCGCGCTGGACTCGCGGGAGCAGACCGTGATCCAGCTGTATTACGAATATGAACTCAGTCTCAAGGAGATCGCGGCGGTGCTGGAATTGACTGAAGCCCGCATCTGCCAGATCAACAAGAGCGCCCTGAAGAAGATGCAGGCTTGCCTCGCGGCGGCCTGA
- the fliD gene encoding flagellar filament capping protein FliD — MGIDFNAMPPSTWADNLARNSLGNLQKQLDTQTKAAKARGDALGQLQKALQDYKGSLTSLTGKKSLSAMSATATPDGAATVSAKGNAQAGNYSVFVEQLASSQQLLMGELASATAKAGDKFTIKLAGGDSFTVALDGVDKDGDGKLTPSELALAINRADGNAGKVNAMVLTNNGVSQLVLSAGKSGEKNAISLDLGGVTDAGLKAGLSAPKELSKAQDAIAWMGGKGAGVRLQQGSNTFDNIEGVSFTVNKLSKDGDPPLQLSIGRSDSDTNANVQSFVDAYNKIYKAISDLSQPGSSGKPGAAFADDSSVRALKSQLNTILRQSYDGITLGKLGISASRDGTLTLDSKKLGETLKAAPDALDRYFNGAGQDGALKQSSDYLDKWLNYSNGLLKQRRDSGDRQQKDLDRRQDALQKQYEATYQRYLAQFTKLQSMQDQMTQTMGMFNFN; from the coding sequence ATGGGAATAGATTTCAACGCGATGCCGCCCAGCACCTGGGCGGACAACCTGGCCCGCAACAGCCTGGGCAATCTGCAAAAGCAGCTGGATACCCAGACCAAGGCGGCGAAGGCGCGCGGCGACGCGCTGGGCCAATTGCAGAAGGCGCTGCAGGACTACAAAGGCAGCTTGACCTCCTTGACCGGCAAGAAAAGCCTGTCGGCGATGAGCGCCACCGCCACGCCGGACGGCGCGGCCACGGTAAGCGCCAAGGGCAATGCCCAGGCCGGCAATTACAGCGTCTTCGTCGAGCAGCTGGCCAGCTCGCAGCAATTGCTGATGGGCGAGCTCGCCAGCGCGACGGCCAAGGCCGGCGATAAATTCACCATCAAGCTGGCCGGCGGCGACAGCTTCACTGTGGCGCTGGATGGCGTGGACAAGGACGGCGACGGCAAGCTGACGCCCAGCGAGCTGGCGCTGGCGATCAACCGCGCCGACGGCAACGCCGGCAAGGTCAACGCCATGGTGCTTACCAATAACGGCGTCAGCCAGCTGGTGCTGTCGGCGGGCAAGAGCGGAGAGAAAAACGCGATTTCTCTGGATCTGGGCGGCGTGACTGACGCGGGCTTGAAGGCCGGCCTGTCTGCGCCCAAGGAGCTGAGCAAGGCGCAAGACGCCATCGCCTGGATGGGCGGCAAGGGCGCGGGCGTGCGTCTGCAGCAGGGCTCCAATACCTTCGACAACATCGAGGGCGTCAGCTTCACCGTCAACAAGCTGAGCAAGGACGGCGATCCGCCGCTGCAATTGTCCATCGGCCGCAGCGACAGCGACACCAACGCCAACGTGCAGTCCTTCGTCGACGCCTACAACAAGATTTACAAGGCGATTTCCGATCTGTCGCAGCCGGGCTCCAGCGGCAAGCCCGGCGCGGCCTTCGCCGACGACTCCAGCGTGCGCGCGCTCAAGAGCCAGCTCAACACCATTCTGCGCCAGTCCTACGACGGGATCACCCTTGGCAAATTGGGCATCAGCGCCAGCCGCGACGGCACGCTGACGCTGGACAGCAAGAAATTGGGCGAGACGCTGAAGGCGGCCCCGGACGCCTTGGACCGCTATTTCAACGGCGCGGGCCAGGACGGCGCGCTCAAGCAGAGCAGCGACTATCTCGACAAGTGGCTGAATTACAGCAATGGCCTGCTCAAGCAGCGGCGCGACAGCGGCGATCGCCAGCAAAAAGACCTGGACCGGCGCCAGGACGCTTTGCAGAAACAGTACGAAGCCACTTACCAGCGTTATCTGGCGCAGTTCACCAAGCTGCAAAGCATGCAGGACCAGATGACCCAGACGATGGGCATGTTCAATTTCAACTGA